The Paenibacillus beijingensis nucleotide sequence TATGGATCACCAAACGCAGGGAGGTGCAGATATAATGGAAACAAGCCGTTATAAAGCAGGTACGCTGGTCGTCGAAATAGTCGCCGTATTGATCGCCCTGCTGTTCCTCATTCCGTTTTACTTTTTGCTCAGCAACTCGTTGAAAAATTTTGCGGATATTTTGCTGGATTCTGCCGCGCTGCCGAAAGCGATTAACTGGCAAAACTATGCGCGGGCATGGAATATTATGGACTTCCCGAAAGCGTTTCTCAATTCGTTCCTGATTACAATCTCAAGCATTGTCGGCTTGGCCGTCTTCAGCTCCATGACCGCTTACCGGATGGTAAGACGCCCGACCCGTTATAACCGCACGTTGTTTCTCATCTTCGTCGCGGCGATGGTCATTCCGTTCCAATCGATCATGATCCCGCTTGTCAAAGTGGCTAATTGGTTTTCGCTGATCAATAGCTTGCCCGGATTGTGGGTATGCTACATGGGCTTTGGGGCATCGCTGACGATTTTCCTCTACCACGGTTTCATCAAATCGATTCCGCTGGAGGTCGAGGAATCCGCTGTCGTAGACGGATGCTCTCCATACGGAGTATTTTGGCGGATCGTATTCCCGCTGCTCAAACCGATGACGGCGACGATTGTTATTTTGAACAGCCTGTGGATTTGGAACGACTTCCTGCTGCCGCAGCTGATGCTCGGCAAAGCGGAGCTGCGCACCATCCCGCTGTCGACGTTCTCGTTCTTCGGCCAGTATACGAAACAGTGGGATCTGGCGCTTGCCGGTCTCGTGATGGGGGTAACGCCGATCGTCATTTTCTTCCTTACGCTGCAGCGCCACATTATTTCCGGCATTACGGCGGGTTCGGTCAAAGGATAACATAAATCAATATTTTCTACCTTTTTGTTCAACATTGTCGGTGTTAGCGCTTTCAAATTCATTCTATACTCAAGTTGTACAGCGCTTACAAACACGATTTAAGGGTAAAAGAACATGGCTGCACCAAAAAAGAGGAGGGTTTTCAGATGAAAAAAGGATGGCTGCTGCTGCTGACGGCAATGCTCGCTACAGGCGCTTTGGCAGGATGCGGAGGCGGAAATAACGGCGGGACAGCGAATGAAACCGGTACGAATACGACAAATACGACCAATTCGACAAGCTCCGGATCGAATTCCGGATCGGGCAAGCCGGTTACGATTAAAATATTCCAGTTCAAGGTTGAAATTGCGGAAGCGATGAACCGTTTGAAAGCGGAATACGAGAAAGAGCATCCGAACGTCAAGCTGGAAATTGAGACGGTTGGCGGCGGCGCGGATTACGGCGCGGCTTTGAAAGCGAAGTTCGCCGCAGGCGACGAACCGGACATTTTCAACAACGGCGGCAATCAGGAGCTCATCACGTGGGAAAGCAAGCTGGAGGATCTGTCCGACCAGCCTTGGGTGAAGGACGTTATTGAATCGGCAAAAGAGCCGATCAGCAAAGACGGCAAAATGTACGGCATGCCGATCGGAATCGAAGGCTACGGATTTTTGTACAATAAGGATCTGTTCGCCAAAGCAGGCATTACGACACCGCCCAAAACGTTCTCCGAGCTGGAAGCGGCGGCGCAGAAGCTGCA carries:
- a CDS encoding carbohydrate ABC transporter permease, translated to METSRYKAGTLVVEIVAVLIALLFLIPFYFLLSNSLKNFADILLDSAALPKAINWQNYARAWNIMDFPKAFLNSFLITISSIVGLAVFSSMTAYRMVRRPTRYNRTLFLIFVAAMVIPFQSIMIPLVKVANWFSLINSLPGLWVCYMGFGASLTIFLYHGFIKSIPLEVEESAVVDGCSPYGVFWRIVFPLLKPMTATIVILNSLWIWNDFLLPQLMLGKAELRTIPLSTFSFFGQYTKQWDLALAGLVMGVTPIVIFFLTLQRHIISGITAGSVKG